Proteins encoded in a region of the Rhizobium sp. CC-YZS058 genome:
- a CDS encoding DHA2 family efflux MFS transporter permease subunit, giving the protein MSVAAVASAGGQEAGAKAGAVNPWLIAMVVSIATFMEVLDTTIANVALRYISGGLAVSADEASWVVTTYLVSNAIVLVASSFIAKRYGRRRFYLACLATFTVSSILCGLAWNLESLLFFRMVQGFAGGGMVPISQSILADSFPPAKRGQAFALFGVAVVVAPVVGPTLGGWLSDNFSWHWCFLINGPVGVAAFLLVYFLVQEPDSLRKERADMKRKGVRFDLIGFLLVAVFLGALELVLDRGQTEDWFGSSFIIVATAICLLAFFSAIPWLLTRANPVIDVRLLASRQFGACFLVMMATGAILIATTQFVPQVLQENFGYTATWAGLALSPGGIVTMTMMFIVGRLSGLIQPKYLIAIGCSIIALAMWDMTRLYADLNFGFFAWSRMILGLGLPLIFIPITSASYDGLRPDQTDQASALINAARNTGGSIGVCIASNVLAHREQWHHSRLVEHIVPSEPGYQQALQTWTDYFISRGVNAGDAAQQAIGAIGQQVAQQSSYLAYIDVFHTLALISLAVVPLALILRKIDLNHKGSGPAH; this is encoded by the coding sequence CTGAGCGTGGCCGCCGTCGCATCCGCCGGCGGGCAAGAGGCGGGCGCCAAGGCAGGGGCCGTCAATCCCTGGCTGATCGCCATGGTCGTCTCGATTGCCACCTTCATGGAAGTTCTCGACACCACGATCGCCAATGTGGCCTTGCGCTACATCTCAGGCGGGCTGGCTGTCAGCGCCGACGAAGCCTCCTGGGTCGTCACCACCTACCTCGTCTCCAACGCCATCGTGCTGGTCGCAAGCAGCTTCATTGCCAAGCGGTATGGGCGGCGACGGTTCTATCTGGCTTGCCTTGCCACCTTCACCGTGTCGTCCATCCTCTGCGGCCTGGCCTGGAACCTGGAATCGCTGTTGTTCTTCCGCATGGTACAGGGCTTTGCAGGCGGCGGCATGGTGCCGATTTCCCAGTCCATCCTTGCGGATTCCTTCCCGCCCGCCAAGCGGGGCCAGGCTTTCGCGCTGTTCGGTGTCGCGGTGGTGGTGGCGCCCGTTGTCGGGCCCACCCTCGGCGGCTGGCTCTCCGACAATTTTTCCTGGCACTGGTGCTTCCTGATCAACGGGCCGGTCGGCGTTGCCGCGTTCCTGCTCGTCTACTTCCTCGTTCAGGAGCCGGACAGCCTGCGCAAGGAGCGGGCGGATATGAAGCGGAAGGGCGTTCGCTTCGATCTGATCGGTTTTCTTCTGGTCGCCGTCTTCCTCGGTGCGCTGGAACTGGTGCTCGATCGTGGCCAGACGGAGGATTGGTTCGGATCGTCCTTCATCATCGTCGCCACCGCCATTTGCCTGCTGGCCTTCTTCTCCGCCATCCCCTGGCTGCTCACGCGCGCCAACCCGGTGATCGACGTTCGCCTGCTGGCCAGCCGTCAGTTCGGTGCCTGCTTTCTGGTGATGATGGCAACCGGCGCGATCCTGATCGCCACAACCCAGTTCGTGCCGCAGGTGCTGCAGGAGAATTTCGGCTACACGGCCACCTGGGCGGGCCTGGCGCTTTCCCCCGGCGGTATCGTGACCATGACGATGATGTTCATCGTGGGGCGGCTGTCCGGCCTGATCCAGCCGAAATATCTGATTGCCATAGGCTGCAGCATCATCGCGCTCGCCATGTGGGACATGACGCGGCTTTACGCGGACCTGAACTTCGGCTTCTTCGCCTGGTCGCGCATGATCCTCGGACTGGGCCTGCCGCTGATCTTCATTCCCATCACCAGTGCGTCTTATGACGGTCTGCGACCCGATCAGACCGACCAGGCCTCTGCTTTAATCAATGCAGCGCGCAATACGGGCGGCTCGATCGGCGTCTGCATCGCCTCGAATGTTCTCGCCCACCGCGAGCAGTGGCACCACAGCCGTCTGGTCGAACATATCGTGCCCTCGGAGCCCGGCTATCAGCAGGCGCTCCAGACATGGACGGACTACTTCATCAGCCGTGGGGTCAATGCCGGCGATGCCGCCCAGCAGGCGATCGGCGCCATCGGCCAGCAGGTGGCACAGCAGTCGAGCTACCTCGCCTATATCGACGTCTTCCATACGCTGGCCTTGATCTCGCTCGCCGTCGTGCCGCTGGCGCTGATCCTGCGCAAGATCGATCTCAATCACAAAGGCTCGGGACCAGCGCATTGA
- a CDS encoding invasion associated locus B family protein — translation MYASKLPTAIALLTLSAGLLAGAGVASAQSPTRIQQFNAWGAYSYTASGAKVCYVLSVPKEKSPANVDHGDIFFLVSQRPGQNISYEPQAMMGYALQENSKVTVTIDAKSFTLFTKGNSAWVENAAEEPALVTAMKSGKTMSVQARSRKGTQTNYAYSLSGISAALKQIETCK, via the coding sequence ATGTACGCAAGCAAGCTCCCCACCGCGATCGCTCTTCTCACCCTCAGCGCGGGGCTCCTCGCCGGGGCAGGCGTCGCGTCGGCCCAGTCTCCGACGCGTATCCAGCAGTTCAACGCCTGGGGCGCCTATTCCTATACGGCGAGTGGTGCCAAGGTTTGCTATGTTCTTTCGGTGCCGAAGGAAAAGAGCCCCGCCAATGTCGATCACGGCGACATCTTCTTCCTCGTCTCCCAGCGGCCGGGGCAGAACATCAGCTATGAGCCGCAGGCCATGATGGGCTATGCCCTGCAGGAGAATTCCAAGGTCACGGTGACGATCGACGCCAAGAGCTTCACGCTCTTCACCAAGGGCAATTCCGCCTGGGTGGAAAATGCCGCGGAAGAGCCGGCGCTGGTGACGGCCATGAAGTCCGGCAAGACCATGTCGGTGCAGGCCCGCTCGCGCAAGGGTACCCAGACCAACTACGCCTATTCGCTTTCCGGCATTTCTGCCGCGCTGAAGCAGATCGAGACCTGCAAATAG
- a CDS encoding pyridoxamine 5'-phosphate oxidase family protein: MADLSKTKSDPLQQLWDVMEHVHAGMLGVQGSDHHMQPMAPYVEKESNSVWFYTKSDSTLVETVRAGSRAHFCVISKDHDYHACLSGAIDEVKSRDHIEKFWSPMVAAWYEGGKDDPLLTMLQLKVDDAAIWASTGSTLRFGWEMAKANLTNQEPDVGVFTELKLPQQA, from the coding sequence ATGGCCGATCTGTCGAAGACCAAATCCGATCCGCTCCAGCAGTTGTGGGATGTGATGGAGCATGTGCATGCCGGAATGCTGGGCGTCCAGGGCTCCGACCATCACATGCAGCCGATGGCACCCTATGTCGAGAAAGAGAGCAATTCGGTCTGGTTCTATACCAAGAGCGACAGCACCCTCGTCGAGACCGTGCGTGCCGGCAGTCGCGCCCATTTCTGCGTGATCAGCAAGGATCATGACTATCATGCCTGCCTCTCCGGGGCGATCGATGAGGTGAAGTCCAGGGACCATATCGAGAAGTTCTGGTCGCCGATGGTTGCCGCCTGGTACGAGGGCGGAAAGGACGATCCGCTCTTGACCATGCTGCAGCTCAAGGTGGACGATGCCGCGATCTGGGCGTCCACCGGCAGCACGCTGCGGTTCGGTTGGGAGATGGCGAAGGCCAACCTGACCAATCAGGAGCCGGACGTCGGCGTGTTTACGGAGCTGAAGCTCCCGCAGCAGGCCTGA
- a CDS encoding amino acid transporter — MSLIHNERTKLTAAYLNGIAVAIFAVGGFAPLVGWFNSGSGPGRPVIALSVICILVSAGIHLAGRFLLKGLHT; from the coding sequence ATGAGCCTGATCCACAACGAGCGAACGAAGCTGACGGCGGCCTATCTCAATGGCATTGCTGTTGCCATCTTCGCCGTTGGAGGCTTCGCACCTTTGGTCGGCTGGTTCAACAGCGGCTCCGGGCCCGGTCGTCCGGTCATCGCCTTGTCGGTCATTTGCATTCTGGTTTCTGCGGGCATACATTTGGCAGGACGGTTTCTGCTCAAGGGATTGCACACATGA
- a CDS encoding TenA family protein, which translates to MAQTFAQLIRDHQAEWRAYTEHAFVHQLATAALPPACFRHYLEQDYLFLIQFARAWGLAVYKSRDLDEIRQGLESLKAIVEVEMGLHIAYCRQWGIAPETLDAMPESRATLAYTRFVLDAGMRGDLLDLHVALAPCIVGYGEIARRIAADRTTRTDGNPYGDWIAMYAGADYQALVAAEIAWLDARLAPLDPSRFSAISSLFRDATRLEADFWQMGLDLA; encoded by the coding sequence ATGGCCCAGACCTTCGCGCAATTGATCCGGGACCACCAGGCGGAATGGCGTGCTTATACCGAGCACGCGTTCGTCCATCAGCTGGCTACGGCTGCTTTGCCTCCGGCCTGTTTCCGGCACTATCTCGAACAGGATTACCTCTTTCTGATCCAGTTCGCCCGCGCCTGGGGGCTCGCCGTCTACAAGAGCCGCGATCTCGACGAAATCCGCCAAGGGCTCGAAAGCCTGAAGGCGATCGTCGAGGTGGAGATGGGGCTGCACATCGCCTATTGCCGGCAATGGGGCATCGCCCCCGAGACGCTCGATGCCATGCCGGAATCGCGGGCGACGCTGGCTTATACCCGCTTCGTGCTGGATGCCGGCATGCGCGGCGACCTTCTCGACCTGCATGTGGCGCTTGCGCCCTGCATCGTCGGCTATGGCGAGATCGCCCGGCGGATCGCCGCCGATCGGACGACGCGGACGGACGGCAATCCCTATGGCGACTGGATCGCCATGTATGCCGGCGCCGATTACCAGGCTCTGGTCGCCGCCGAGATTGCCTGGCTGGACGCGCGGCTCGCGCCCCTTGATCCATCCCGCTTTTCCGCGATTTCAAGCCTCTTCCGCGATGCGACGCGGCTGGAGGCGGATTTCTGGCAGATGGGTCTCGATCTCGCCTGA
- a CDS encoding LysE family translocator — MDFVPSLATLVTFTGMTLLLAITPGPDMTLSISRALSQGRGAAMFVVLGTSMGCVIHTLLVAFGVSALITASPTAFMILKTGGAAYLLWLAVQAIRFGSTLNVKRSETPKGGTPVANIFAGLSVNLLNPKIIIFFMTFLPQFVTADDPAVTQKLIFLGIFFIVAAMPVNVAIILTADRLAAWLQHQKRVMRAIDYTFAGVFSVFAVKIVMTQTR; from the coding sequence ATGGACTTCGTCCCTTCGCTCGCCACCCTGGTCACCTTCACCGGCATGACGCTGCTGCTCGCCATCACGCCGGGTCCGGACATGACGCTCTCGATCAGCCGTGCGCTGAGCCAGGGGCGTGGCGCAGCCATGTTCGTCGTTCTCGGCACGAGCATGGGCTGCGTCATCCATACCTTGCTGGTCGCCTTCGGCGTCTCGGCGCTGATCACCGCCTCGCCGACCGCCTTCATGATCTTGAAGACCGGAGGGGCGGCCTATCTGCTCTGGCTGGCCGTGCAGGCCATTCGCTTCGGCTCGACACTGAACGTCAAACGCAGCGAGACCCCGAAAGGCGGTACGCCGGTTGCCAATATCTTTGCCGGCCTTTCGGTCAATCTGCTCAATCCGAAGATCATCATCTTCTTCATGACCTTCCTGCCGCAATTCGTCACCGCGGACGATCCGGCGGTCACGCAGAAACTGATTTTCCTCGGCATTTTCTTCATCGTCGCGGCCATGCCGGTCAATGTCGCGATCATCCTGACGGCCGACAGGCTCGCCGCGTGGCTGCAGCACCAGAAGCGCGTGATGCGCGCCATAGACTACACCTTCGCCGGTGTCTTCTCGGTCTTCGCGGTCAAGATCGTGATGACGCAGACGCGGTGA
- a CDS encoding sigma-70 family RNA polymerase sigma factor translates to MDSDARQHFARLADAVATRRDQAAFAELFDFFAPRLKSFLMRQKLSAGEAEEIVQEVMIVLWHKADLYDPARSSLSTWLFRVARNRRIDRARRAANRKLDEKDPLLQPSAPPAPDEMVEHGDREEIVRAALAKLPGDQVKLIQMAFFFGQSHSEIASATGLPLGTVKSRIRLAFGKLRILLREDGIESV, encoded by the coding sequence ATGGATTCGGACGCGAGACAGCATTTCGCACGCCTGGCGGATGCCGTCGCCACCCGTCGCGATCAGGCAGCCTTTGCAGAACTCTTCGATTTTTTCGCGCCGCGGCTGAAATCCTTTCTGATGCGGCAGAAACTATCGGCCGGAGAGGCGGAGGAGATCGTCCAGGAGGTCATGATCGTTCTTTGGCACAAGGCCGATCTTTACGATCCCGCGCGCTCGTCCCTTTCGACCTGGCTGTTCCGCGTGGCGCGTAACAGGCGGATCGACCGCGCACGCCGCGCCGCCAACCGCAAGCTCGACGAGAAGGATCCGCTGCTGCAGCCAAGCGCCCCTCCGGCGCCGGACGAAATGGTGGAGCATGGCGACCGGGAGGAGATCGTCCGTGCTGCGCTGGCCAAGCTTCCGGGTGATCAAGTCAAGTTGATCCAGATGGCCTTCTTCTTCGGCCAGTCCCATTCGGAAATCGCCAGCGCGACCGGCCTGCCGCTCGGAACGGTGAAGTCACGGATCCGCCTTGCCTTCGGAAAGCTTCGCATCCTCTTGCGTGAAGACGGGATCGAGAGCGTCTAG
- the rlmN gene encoding 23S rRNA (adenine(2503)-C(2))-methyltransferase RlmN: MREMPSLIGLTREEMGRALLEVGVAERQVKMRVSQLWHWLYVRGVSDFDHMTNVSKDMRETLKRHFTIARPEIVEEQISTDGTRKWLLRFPARGAGRPVEIETVYIPEEGRGTLCISSQVGCTLTCSFCHTGTQKLVRNLTAEEILAQLLLARDRLGDFPERDTPAGAIVPAEGRKVSNIVMMGMGEPLYNFENVKTALLIATDGDGLSLSKRRVTLSTSGIVPEIYRTGEEIGVMLAISLHAVRDDLRDMLVPINKKYPLKALMEACRAYPGLSNARRITFEYVMLEGVNDSLEDAKELVKLLKGVPAKINLIPFNPWPGTNYQCSSWEQIEKFADFINAAGYASPIRTPRGRDILAACGQLKSESERMRKVDRMAFEAMMIANHGSDD, encoded by the coding sequence ATGCGCGAGATGCCCTCGCTGATCGGTCTCACGCGCGAGGAAATGGGCCGCGCGCTTCTGGAGGTCGGCGTGGCCGAGCGGCAGGTCAAGATGCGCGTCAGCCAGCTCTGGCACTGGCTCTATGTGCGCGGCGTGTCCGATTTCGACCACATGACCAATGTCTCGAAGGACATGCGTGAAACGCTGAAGCGGCATTTCACCATCGCTCGGCCGGAAATCGTCGAGGAGCAGATCTCCACCGACGGCACGCGCAAATGGCTCCTGCGCTTTCCGGCCCGCGGGGCCGGGCGCCCGGTGGAAATCGAGACGGTTTATATCCCGGAAGAAGGGCGGGGCACGCTCTGCATCTCCAGCCAGGTCGGCTGCACGCTGACCTGTTCCTTCTGTCACACCGGCACGCAGAAGCTAGTGCGCAACCTGACGGCCGAGGAAATCCTCGCCCAGCTTCTTCTGGCGCGCGACCGGCTCGGGGATTTTCCCGAGCGCGACACGCCGGCCGGCGCGATCGTACCGGCGGAAGGGCGCAAGGTTTCCAACATCGTCATGATGGGCATGGGCGAGCCGCTCTATAATTTCGAGAATGTAAAGACGGCCTTGCTGATTGCCACCGATGGCGACGGCCTGTCGCTGTCGAAGCGCAGGGTCACGCTGTCGACCTCCGGCATCGTGCCGGAGATCTACCGTACTGGTGAGGAAATCGGCGTCATGCTGGCGATCTCGCTCCATGCCGTGCGCGACGACCTGCGCGACATGCTGGTGCCGATCAACAAGAAATATCCGCTGAAGGCGCTGATGGAGGCCTGCCGCGCCTATCCCGGTCTCTCCAATGCCCGACGCATCACCTTCGAATATGTCATGCTGGAAGGCGTCAACGACAGTCTCGAGGATGCCAAGGAGCTGGTGAAGCTCCTCAAAGGCGTGCCGGCCAAGATCAACCTGATCCCCTTCAACCCCTGGCCGGGCACCAATTACCAGTGTTCCTCCTGGGAGCAGATCGAGAAGTTTGCCGACTTCATCAATGCCGCCGGCTATGCCTCGCCGATCCGCACCCCGCGCGGGCGCGACATCCTGGCGGCCTGCGGGCAGCTGAAGTCGGAATCCGAACGCATGCGCAAGGTCGATCGCATGGCCTTCGAGGCCATGATGATCGCCAATCACGGATCCGACGACTGA
- a CDS encoding DUF1737 domain-containing protein, whose amino-acid sequence MKLYRFLTGPDDASFCHKVTAALNKGWSLQGSPSYAYNADLQIMQCGQAVVKEVEGKDYDPEMKLSEQ is encoded by the coding sequence ATGAAACTCTATCGCTTTCTCACCGGTCCTGACGATGCGAGCTTCTGCCACAAGGTGACTGCTGCCTTGAACAAGGGGTGGTCGCTGCAGGGATCGCCGAGCTACGCCTACAATGCCGATCTGCAGATCATGCAGTGCGGCCAAGCGGTCGTCAAAGAGGTCGAAGGCAAGGATTACGATCCAGAAATGAAGCTCTCCGAGCAGTGA
- a CDS encoding HlyD family secretion protein — translation MAADQSPSRLRAAQDVGAEGQPPEQSASPHFDTSLKSDENGASAADDTRDAPSEGEDAKAEKKPSIIKRHPIAFIAGLLVLVALCVIGYFVWLVYFHPYETTDDAFIDARSFAVASKVSGYVADVRVSDNAHLNAGDVIAVIDPRDYQISLDQAKGEVESAKAAISSAEAQVAASSAAIAESRAQQASAQAALQFAQEEASRQQDLARSGAGTVQSAQQATSSLRQAQATLSQAQASVVSAMKNRAVAEAQRASAVATLHQAEATVESAEQSLAYTTISAQQPGRVVRLSGAKGQYVAAGQSVAMFVPDEIWVTANFKETQLTDMRPGQPVDVTIDAYPDMPLKGKVESVQPGSGTAFSLLPAENATGNYVKVTQRVPVKIIVDSWPKDLPVGPGMSVVPTVTVRPRT, via the coding sequence ATGGCTGCTGACCAGAGTCCCTCGCGCCTCCGTGCCGCCCAGGATGTCGGCGCCGAAGGCCAGCCGCCCGAACAGAGCGCGTCCCCCCACTTCGATACGAGCCTCAAGTCCGATGAGAACGGAGCATCGGCCGCGGACGACACACGTGACGCCCCGTCCGAGGGTGAGGACGCGAAAGCCGAGAAGAAGCCATCGATCATCAAGCGCCATCCGATCGCATTCATCGCCGGCCTTCTGGTGCTGGTCGCCCTCTGCGTGATCGGCTATTTTGTCTGGCTCGTCTATTTCCATCCCTATGAAACGACCGACGACGCCTTTATCGACGCGCGCAGCTTTGCGGTGGCCAGCAAAGTCTCCGGCTATGTTGCCGATGTCCGCGTGAGCGACAACGCCCACCTCAATGCAGGCGACGTGATCGCCGTCATCGACCCGCGCGATTACCAGATTTCGCTCGATCAGGCGAAAGGCGAGGTCGAATCCGCCAAGGCGGCGATCAGCAGCGCAGAAGCACAGGTTGCGGCGAGCAGCGCCGCCATTGCCGAGAGCCGCGCCCAGCAGGCCTCCGCACAGGCGGCCCTTCAGTTTGCCCAGGAAGAAGCCAGCCGCCAGCAGGATCTGGCCCGCAGCGGCGCCGGCACCGTCCAATCCGCGCAACAGGCGACGAGCTCTTTGCGTCAAGCGCAGGCGACCCTGTCGCAGGCCCAGGCAAGCGTGGTGTCGGCCATGAAGAACCGCGCCGTGGCCGAGGCTCAACGTGCGAGCGCGGTCGCGACACTCCATCAGGCGGAAGCGACGGTCGAATCGGCCGAGCAGAGCCTTGCCTATACGACGATCAGCGCCCAGCAACCGGGCCGCGTCGTGCGGCTGTCCGGTGCCAAAGGGCAATATGTTGCTGCCGGGCAAAGCGTTGCAATGTTCGTCCCCGACGAGATCTGGGTAACCGCCAATTTCAAGGAAACGCAGCTGACCGACATGCGCCCCGGCCAACCGGTCGATGTGACCATCGACGCCTATCCCGACATGCCGTTGAAGGGGAAGGTCGAGTCCGTGCAGCCTGGATCGGGAACGGCCTTCTCGCTGCTGCCGGCTGAAAACGCCACAGGCAATTATGTCAAAGTCACCCAGCGCGTTCCGGTCAAGATCATCGTGGACAGCTGGCCGAAGGACTTGCCCGTCGGCCCCGGCATGTCGGTCGTGCCCACCGTGACCGTGCGCCCGAGGACCTGA
- a CDS encoding RNA pyrophosphohydrolase: MAKGKKTLVTLRAEDLPYRPCVGIMVLNRDGLVWSGQRIAEGNSEYDGSAQLWQMPQGGIDEGEDPLEAARRELYEETGMRTVSLLAEAPDWIHYDLPDHLIGIGLKGKFRGQAQRWFAFRFEGEDSEIAIDPPPGGHSAEFSDWAWRDMAELPALVVSFKRKVYDEVVRAFAHLAGPAQGAD; this comes from the coding sequence ATGGCGAAGGGCAAGAAGACGTTGGTGACCTTGCGCGCGGAGGATCTGCCATACCGGCCCTGTGTCGGCATCATGGTGTTGAACCGCGACGGCCTTGTCTGGTCGGGACAGCGGATCGCCGAGGGCAATTCGGAATATGACGGATCGGCGCAGCTCTGGCAGATGCCCCAAGGCGGCATCGACGAGGGGGAAGATCCCCTTGAGGCTGCGCGGCGCGAACTCTACGAGGAAACCGGCATGCGCACCGTCTCGCTTCTCGCCGAAGCGCCAGACTGGATCCACTACGACCTGCCGGACCATCTGATCGGCATCGGGCTCAAGGGAAAGTTTCGCGGTCAGGCCCAGCGCTGGTTCGCTTTCCGCTTCGAAGGCGAGGACAGCGAAATTGCCATCGACCCGCCGCCGGGTGGCCATTCGGCGGAATTCAGCGACTGGGCCTGGCGCGACATGGCCGAGCTTCCCGCTCTCGTCGTGTCCTTCAAGCGCAAGGTCTATGACGAGGTGGTCAGGGCCTTCGCGCATCTCGCCGGTCCCGCCCAGGGCGCGGACTAG
- a CDS encoding CoA ester lyase gives MALPVSHHPARPRRSVLCVPADNQRACAKVAELACDAVIYDLEDAVAPDAKEAARAAVRDILSAPAPRGIERIVRINPLSEALGQADLTALAPLSPDAILLPKVESPRDIENAADLLAELDEAERVRLWAMIETPKGLINSAAIAEAGRTAGGRLDCLVVGLNDLRKATGTRPLPGRPYVDAWLMQVLLSGRAAGLDVIDAVFNAFEDADGFSSECRQGRDMGFEGKMLIHPNQIAAANTAFAPDAGALAEAQAIIDAFADPAADGKAVLRMGGRMIERLHLDQALALRAKAEAIHNLERANR, from the coding sequence ATGGCTCTTCCTGTCTCCCATCATCCCGCCCGTCCGCGCCGCTCCGTTCTCTGCGTTCCTGCCGACAATCAGCGCGCCTGTGCAAAGGTGGCGGAGCTTGCCTGCGATGCCGTCATCTATGATCTCGAGGATGCCGTGGCGCCGGATGCCAAGGAGGCGGCGCGAGCTGCCGTGCGCGACATCCTGTCTGCGCCGGCGCCGCGCGGGATCGAGCGCATCGTCCGCATCAATCCCCTCTCCGAAGCGCTTGGCCAGGCGGACCTGACCGCGCTCGCACCACTCTCGCCGGATGCGATCCTGCTGCCCAAGGTCGAAAGCCCTCGAGACATCGAAAATGCCGCCGATCTGCTGGCCGAGCTCGACGAGGCGGAGAGGGTGCGGCTCTGGGCAATGATCGAAACGCCGAAGGGACTGATCAACAGTGCCGCCATTGCGGAGGCTGGACGCACCGCCGGCGGACGGCTCGATTGCCTGGTCGTCGGCCTGAACGACCTGCGCAAGGCAACCGGCACACGCCCGCTTCCCGGACGCCCTTATGTGGACGCCTGGCTGATGCAGGTGCTGCTTTCCGGCCGTGCGGCCGGGCTCGATGTCATCGACGCCGTCTTCAACGCCTTTGAGGACGCGGACGGCTTTTCTTCAGAGTGCCGGCAAGGGCGCGATATGGGTTTCGAAGGCAAGATGCTGATCCATCCCAATCAGATCGCGGCAGCCAACACGGCCTTTGCGCCGGATGCTGGGGCTCTGGCAGAAGCGCAGGCGATCATCGATGCTTTCGCCGATCCGGCAGCGGACGGGAAAGCGGTGCTGCGCATGGGGGGGCGGATGATCGAGCGCCTTCACCTTGACCAGGCCTTGGCCCTTCGGGCAAAGGCTGAGGCCATCCACAACCTGGAAAGGGCAAATCGATGA
- a CDS encoding metallopeptidase family protein has protein sequence MARVDQSDDWRERHAPTISTFESLTLEAYGHLPEEFRALASDLIIEIEDFPTDDVFEDMALETPFDLLGLFEGRGIGERFSMESGTLPNRIILYRRPILDYWAENDETLGDIITHVLIHEIGHHFGLSDDDMERIEASVEHVGDGSPT, from the coding sequence ATGGCCCGAGTTGACCAAAGCGACGACTGGCGGGAACGCCATGCGCCGACCATCAGCACCTTCGAATCCCTGACGCTGGAGGCCTATGGCCATCTGCCGGAGGAGTTTCGCGCGCTGGCGAGCGATCTCATCATCGAGATCGAGGATTTTCCGACCGACGACGTGTTCGAGGACATGGCGCTCGAAACACCGTTCGACCTGCTCGGCCTCTTCGAAGGGCGCGGCATCGGCGAGCGCTTCAGCATGGAAAGCGGCACGCTGCCGAACCGCATCATTCTCTACCGCCGGCCAATCCTTGACTACTGGGCGGAGAATGACGAGACGCTGGGCGACATCATCACCCATGTTCTCATCCACGAGATCGGCCACCACTTCGGCCTTTCGGACGACGATATGGAGCGGATCGAGGCCAGCGTGGAGCATGTCGGCGACGGATCGCCGACCTGA
- a CDS encoding divergent polysaccharide deacetylase family protein, with product MGTDLNAPLGQDRKPGSKIRKPRIGAGRLMLALGLVALAGISGFVILSPSGLQTVSPVETASQSAETASPARKPSAPDQAGQAGRMVSGGQAGANVRETTLDDGSRVTTYAPKPRDGEGPAIIEVQPGRGQDPRMAAFPNESLLEETPDGRLPIVGPDGLRPMDHYARPWSGARGTRIALVVGGLGLSQSGTQNAIRTLPADVTLAFAASGNSLERWMQEARREGHEILLQVPLEPFDYPTNDPGPNTLLTSMSARANLDSLHASMARLTNYTGIMNFLGGRFLSDADALEPILRDISRRGLLFLDDGTSAQSLSGTIGKALDLPHGFADMTVDTQLDRMAILRKLDELEKIARQKGTAIGTASAFDESVAAIGQWMKEAEGRGIEFVGVSALVDDPKQEAGR from the coding sequence TTGGGCACGGATCTCAACGCACCGCTCGGTCAGGATCGAAAACCCGGCTCTAAGATAAGGAAGCCGCGCATCGGCGCCGGACGGCTGATGCTTGCGCTTGGGCTCGTGGCGCTTGCCGGCATTTCGGGTTTCGTAATTCTTTCCCCAAGCGGTCTTCAGACCGTGAGCCCCGTCGAAACGGCATCGCAATCGGCAGAGACGGCCTCCCCGGCGCGCAAGCCGTCTGCCCCTGATCAGGCCGGCCAGGCTGGCAGGATGGTCAGTGGCGGCCAGGCCGGCGCCAATGTGCGCGAAACGACGCTCGACGACGGCAGCCGCGTCACCACCTATGCGCCGAAGCCGCGCGATGGCGAAGGCCCGGCCATCATCGAGGTTCAGCCGGGACGAGGGCAAGACCCGCGCATGGCCGCCTTTCCGAACGAAAGCCTGCTTGAGGAGACGCCCGATGGGCGATTGCCCATCGTCGGCCCCGATGGATTGCGGCCGATGGATCACTATGCCCGTCCCTGGTCCGGCGCGCGGGGAACGCGCATCGCACTTGTCGTCGGCGGCTTGGGATTGAGCCAGAGCGGCACGCAGAATGCCATTCGCACCCTGCCTGCCGATGTCACGCTTGCCTTCGCCGCCTCCGGCAACAGCCTGGAGCGGTGGATGCAGGAGGCCCGCCGCGAAGGGCACGAGATCCTGCTGCAGGTCCCGCTCGAACCGTTCGACTATCCGACCAACGATCCCGGGCCGAACACGCTGCTGACCTCGATGAGTGCGCGGGCCAATCTGGATTCCCTGCATGCGTCCATGGCGCGGTTGACCAATTACACCGGCATCATGAATTTCCTCGGCGGCCGCTTTCTCTCCGATGCCGATGCGCTGGAGCCGATCCTGCGCGATATCAGCCGCCGGGGCCTTCTGTTTCTGGATGATGGCACATCGGCGCAATCGCTGAGCGGGACGATCGGCAAGGCGCTCGATCTTCCACACGGGTTCGCCGACATGACGGTCGACACCCAGCTCGATCGCATGGCCATCCTGCGCAAGCTCGATGAACTGGAGAAGATCGCGCGCCAGAAGGGAACAGCCATCGGCACAGCCTCTGCCTTTGATGAGAGCGTGGCGGCGATCGGCCAGTGGATGAAGGAAGCCGAGGGGCGGGGCATCGAATTTGTCGGCGTTTCGGCGCTGGTTGACGATCCAAAGCAAGAGGCAGGCCGCTGA